The following proteins are co-located in the Xyrauchen texanus isolate HMW12.3.18 chromosome 41, RBS_HiC_50CHRs, whole genome shotgun sequence genome:
- the LOC127634321 gene encoding E3 ubiquitin-protein ligase RNF6-like, with product MDPPGGRDERHRQAERLRREEAYYHFINELSEEEYRLMRDSNLLGTPGEVTAEELRQRLDGAKEQVSSQPRPEPRPQNSEAEGSSGAVEPGVETSNGDSLLEWLNTFRRTGNATRSGQSGNQTWRAVSRTNPNSGEFRFSLEININHEQPEPGEHSETPNPTELPMPPPPVSPEPVPTTMHSPTRFAPYSLQHPTPYSTARPTLGRRAAVRRTRSSTAPPITPPLISQAPPTPLRRNLPPLLSSPPPQAPLTSQSQEQDSGAVRGQIQVTTSSVNAEDGQNGNEGPGCPDAMPQSGPQVALAGREPRNSRTRSRGRVRRATGGGGALSRSSRRSRSPLDRNPAPSVSPTHSSNASPVESNGSTAIAMEMGEAAVEPTEPTDPLPEAGEEEGETPVSGNAGVRRHPTIMLDLQVRRIRPGENRDRDSIASRTRSRARAAENTVTFESDSGGFRRTISRSERAGIRTYVSTIRIPLRRISETGLGEPSSTALRSILRQIMTGFGELSSLMETEADSETSTPNQDSAPAAGAQVYHVNDNEGGTVHSGVESAREGLAEGEEEGQVRMSRTGTEGRPSSRDTNNLVENGTLPILRLAHFFLLNEDEDEEHPRGLTKEQIDNLVTRTYGQVNLEGEHGRACSVCINEYTQGNKLRRLPCSHEFHIHCIDRWLSENNTCPICRQPILSSHQE from the exons ATGGACCCTCCCGGCGGCCGAGACGAGCGTCATCGTCAGGCGGAGCGCCTTCGGCGGGAGGAGGCATACTATCACTTTATTAACGAACTGAGTGAGGAAGAGTACAGACTAATGAGAGACAGCAATCTACTGGGAACACCTG GTGAAGTCACAGCAGAGGAGTTGAGGCAGCGTCTGGATGGTGCAAAGGAGCAAGTGTCTTCTCAGCCACGCCCTGAACCACGCCCACAGAACAGTGAGGCAGAGGGCAGTAGCG GTGCCGTTGAGCCAGGTGTGGAGACGTCTAATGGCGATTCTCTGCTGGAGTGGTTGAACACGTTCCGTCGCACGGGAAATGCCACCCGTAGCGGGCAGAGCGGCAACCAAACCTGGCGTGCCGTCAGCCGCACAAACCCCAACAGTGGCGAGTTCCGCTTTAGTCTTGAGATCAACATAAATCACGAGCAGCCTGAGCCTGGAGAACACAGTGAGACACCCAACCCCACAGAACTCCCTATGCCCCCTCCCCCAGTGTCGCCTGAACCTGTACCCACAACCATGCACAGCCCCACAAGGTTTGCACCTTACTCACTTCAACACCCCACACCATACTCTACAGCCAGGCCCACTTTGGGAAGGAGGGCTGCAGTGCGCCGCACGCGGAGTAGCACGGCTCCACCTATAACGCCTCCTCTGATCTCGCAGGCTCCTCCCACTCCTCTGAGGAGGAACCTGCCCCCTTTGCTGAGCTCTCCCCCTCCACAGGCTCCACTCACCTCTCAGTCACAAGAGCAGGATAGTGGTGCTGTAAGGGGTCAAATACAGGTCACAACATCTTCAGTCAATGCAGAGGATGGGCAGAATGGGAATGAAGGCCCAGGCTGTCCCGATGCTATGCCCCAGTCTGGCCCTCAAGTGGCGCTAGCAGGGCGTGAGCCGCGAAACAGTAGGACTCGTTCACGTGGCCGTGTGCGCAGGGCAACAGGAGGAGGCGGGGCTTTGTCTCGCTCCTCAAGACGTAGCCGCTCCCCCCTGGACAGAAATCCGGCCCCCAGTGTAAGCCCCACCCATAGCAGCAATGCTTCCCCAGTGGAGTCCAATGGAAGTACAGCTATTGCTATGGAGATGGGTGAGGCTGCTGTAGAGCCGACAGAGCCTACAGATCCTCTCCCTGAAGCAGGTGAGGAAGAGGGTGAGACACCTGTATCAGGTAATGCTGGAGTGCGGCGCCACCCTACAATCATGCTGGACCTCCAGGTGCGGCGTATCAGACCGGGTGAGAACCGTGACAGGGACAGCATTGCCAGTCGTACTCGTTCTAGGGCTCGCGCCGCTGAAAACACGGTTACATTTGAGAGTGACAGTGGGGGATTTCGCCGAACCATCTCCCGCTCAGAACGCGCAGGAATCCGCACTTACGTCAGCACTATACGCATCCCGCTGCGCCGCATTTCCGAGACAGGCCTTGGTGAGCCCAGCTCAACAGCACTGCGCTCCATCTTGCGGCAGATTATGACCGGCTTTGGCGAACTCAGCTCCCTCATGGAGACGGAAGCGGACTCAGAGACTTCTACACCCAACCAGGACTCTGCTCCGGCAGCTGGAGCCCAGGTGTACCATGTAAATGACAATGAGGGCGGTACAGTCCACAGTGGGGTGGAATCAGCTCGAGAGGGTTTAGCAGAGGGTGAGGAGGAAGGGCAAGTACGGATGAGTAGGACTGGGACAGAAGGACGGCCTAGCAGTAGAGACACAAACAATCTGGTGGAGAATGGCACGTTGCCTATCCTTAGGCTTGCACACTTTTTCTTACTCAACGAAGATGAAGATGAGGAGCACCCGCGGGGCCTCACAAAAGAACAGATTGACAATCTTGTCACACGCACTTACGGTCAGGTCAACCTGGAAGGTGAGCACGGCCGCGCTTGCAGCGTCTGCATCAATGAGTACACTCAGGGCAACAAGCTGCGTCGTTTGCCCTGTTCCCATGAATTCCACATCCATTGCATTGATCGCTGGCTATCTGAAAACAACACCTGCCCCATTTGCAGGCAGCCTATTTTGTCCAGCCATCAGGAATGA